One window of the Archangium primigenium genome contains the following:
- a CDS encoding VOC family protein, which yields MTPPLLPALHHVALICSDYARSKAFYSQVLGLRVVREVYREARDSWKLDLEVSPGVQLELFSFPDPPPRATRPEARGLRHLAFAVPVLDAVVAELHRRGVPTEPVRVDEHTGRRFTFFADPDGLPLELYEMGEEPTTR from the coding sequence ATGACGCCGCCGCTGCTGCCCGCCCTCCACCACGTGGCCCTCATCTGCTCGGACTACGCCCGCTCCAAGGCGTTCTACAGCCAGGTGCTCGGCCTGCGCGTCGTCCGGGAGGTGTACCGGGAGGCCCGCGACTCGTGGAAGCTGGACCTGGAGGTGAGCCCGGGCGTGCAACTGGAGCTGTTCTCCTTCCCGGACCCTCCGCCCCGGGCGACCCGGCCCGAGGCCCGCGGTCTGCGGCACCTGGCCTTCGCCGTGCCGGTGCTCGACGCCGTGGTGGCGGAGCTCCACCGGCGGGGGGTGCCCACCGAGCCGGTGCGCGTGGACGAGCACACGGGCAGGCGCTTCACCTTCTTCGCGGATCCAGACGGCCTGCCGCTGGAGCTCTACGAGATGGGCGAAGAGCCCACTACGAGGTGA
- a CDS encoding HAD-IA family hydrolase, protein MTGAVIFDRDGVLAEFDLEGVRQELGHLLPFGLEQLGTHLRDWAPRSGRRVTCATSERAFWNAFWEELCDAHGLDADARAGLLRFEPCRTLRLFADARPAIERARRQGYRVGVLSNFALFDLPGSLAWLGLTPLLDAALSAAMLGASKPAPETYLAMARALGQRPEDCLFVDDRPDCVEGARRVGMRAWLLDRAGKRPGGEGVMRDLTALLAD, encoded by the coding sequence GTGACGGGCGCGGTCATCTTCGATCGGGACGGGGTGCTGGCCGAGTTCGACCTGGAGGGCGTGCGCCAGGAATTGGGGCACCTGCTGCCCTTCGGGCTGGAGCAGCTCGGCACCCACCTGCGTGACTGGGCGCCCCGCTCCGGACGGCGCGTCACCTGCGCCACGAGCGAGCGGGCCTTCTGGAACGCCTTCTGGGAGGAGCTGTGCGACGCGCACGGCCTGGACGCGGACGCGCGCGCGGGGCTGCTGCGCTTCGAGCCGTGCCGCACGCTGCGGCTCTTCGCGGACGCGCGGCCGGCGATCGAGCGGGCGCGGCGCCAGGGCTACCGGGTGGGCGTGCTGTCCAACTTCGCGCTCTTCGATCTGCCGGGCTCGCTGGCGTGGCTGGGCCTCACGCCGCTGCTGGACGCGGCCCTGTCCGCCGCCATGCTGGGCGCCTCCAAGCCCGCGCCGGAGACCTACCTGGCCATGGCGCGCGCGCTCGGCCAGCGGCCCGAGGACTGCCTCTTCGTGGATGACCGTCCGGACTGCGTGGAGGGCGCGCGGCGGGTGGGCATGCGCGCCTGGCTGCTGGACCGGGCGGGCAAACGCCCGGGCGGCGAGGGCGTGATGCGCGACCTCACCGCCCTGCTGGCCGACTGA
- a CDS encoding metal-dependent hydrolase — protein MNPIVHAELSWLLAQGLRERRDRVLVTLAGLAPDLDGLSLLGGVDLYGQYHHVLFHGYVGALVVVGVCTALARQRLAVGLLAALAFHLHLACDLVGSGPGWPIHYFWPTSMHEWFWSGQWNLASWQNSVIGMAATFACLACALRWRRTPVELVSVRWDAEVTRALRARVLGETS, from the coding sequence ATGAACCCCATCGTCCACGCGGAGCTGTCCTGGTTGTTGGCCCAAGGCCTGCGCGAGCGGCGGGATCGGGTGCTCGTCACGCTCGCGGGACTGGCGCCGGACCTCGATGGCTTGTCCCTGCTGGGCGGCGTGGACCTCTACGGCCAGTACCACCACGTGCTCTTCCACGGCTACGTGGGGGCGCTGGTGGTGGTGGGCGTGTGCACCGCGCTCGCGCGCCAGCGCCTGGCGGTGGGGCTGCTCGCCGCGCTCGCCTTCCACCTGCATCTGGCGTGTGACCTGGTGGGCAGCGGCCCGGGCTGGCCCATCCACTACTTCTGGCCCACGTCCATGCACGAGTGGTTCTGGTCGGGCCAGTGGAACCTGGCCTCGTGGCAGAACAGCGTCATCGGCATGGCGGCCACCTTCGCCTGTCTCGCCTGCGCCCTGCGCTGGCGCCGCACCCCCGTGGAGCTCGTGTCCGTGCGCTGGGACGCCGAGGTCACCCGGGCCCTGCGCGCGCGGGTGCTCGGCGAGACGTCCTGA
- the mdoH gene encoding glucans biosynthesis glucosyltransferase MdoH encodes MHAHSFSPTTAGLRRAGVLVPAALSTLAATWEMSRLLSAQGTSVPEWAMLGLFTLCFAWIALSFWAAVAGFVQSVSGRRPPGLRWPEPAEEAAPLARRTAVVMPIHNEDPASVFANLQATYESVAATGHLEAFDFYVLSDSTRAEAWVAEELAWSDLCRRVGGQGRIFYRRRSDNTGKKAGNLADFCERWGRRYDFMVVLDADSLMAGDTLVRMARLMDLNPRVGILQAPPLCVGGTTLFARLQQFAGRVYGPLVAAGAAAWQLGESNYWGHNAILRVAAFTEHCGLPVLPGQQPFGGHILSHDFVEAALMRRAGYTVWLVPELGGSYEQSPPHLLAYAQRDRRWCQGNLQHLRLVVAGGLHPSSRGHFLMGVMSYVASPLWLLFLGAGLLATVHDQLLGAEDLIERFAPFAEESQFDHHGALRLMAVSLGMLMLPKAFGLVLALTDGALVARMGGRARLVLSVLLESAVSTLLAPVMMLFQSHFVFGTILGYRVSWSSQQRDDEALPWAEAARRHAVHTAVGALVAALVFVLNPGLLGWLAPVVTGLMLSIPLSVWTSRASLGAWMERLGLFLIPEETTPPAVLTRAQELAERELEPVTDGLEHVLKDPRAHALHLALLETSGGEAPAPVLAAARRKLFEGVPAELSAQEKTAVLLDADTLVEARGRYADA; translated from the coding sequence ATGCACGCGCATTCCTTCTCGCCCACGACGGCCGGGCTCCGGCGGGCGGGCGTCCTCGTTCCGGCCGCGCTGTCGACCCTCGCCGCGACGTGGGAGATGTCGCGGCTGCTCAGCGCCCAGGGCACGTCCGTGCCCGAGTGGGCGATGCTGGGGCTCTTCACCCTGTGCTTCGCGTGGATCGCCCTCTCCTTCTGGGCGGCCGTGGCGGGCTTCGTCCAGTCGGTGTCTGGACGGAGGCCCCCGGGCCTGCGCTGGCCGGAGCCCGCGGAGGAAGCGGCCCCGCTCGCGCGCCGCACCGCGGTGGTGATGCCCATCCACAACGAGGACCCCGCCTCGGTCTTCGCCAACCTGCAGGCCACGTACGAGTCCGTGGCGGCCACGGGCCACCTGGAGGCCTTCGACTTCTACGTGCTCAGCGACTCCACGCGCGCCGAGGCGTGGGTGGCCGAGGAGCTGGCGTGGTCGGACCTGTGCCGCCGCGTGGGAGGCCAGGGGCGCATCTTCTACCGCCGGCGCTCGGACAACACGGGCAAGAAGGCGGGCAACCTGGCGGACTTCTGCGAGCGCTGGGGCCGCCGCTACGACTTCATGGTGGTGCTGGACGCGGACAGCCTCATGGCGGGGGACACGCTGGTGCGCATGGCGCGCCTGATGGACCTCAACCCGCGCGTGGGCATCCTCCAGGCGCCGCCCTTGTGCGTGGGCGGCACCACGCTCTTCGCCCGGCTGCAGCAGTTCGCCGGCCGCGTGTACGGGCCGCTGGTGGCCGCGGGCGCGGCGGCCTGGCAGCTCGGCGAGTCCAACTACTGGGGCCACAACGCCATCCTGCGCGTGGCGGCCTTCACCGAGCACTGCGGGCTGCCGGTGCTGCCCGGACAGCAGCCCTTCGGCGGCCACATCCTCAGCCATGACTTCGTGGAGGCGGCGCTCATGCGGCGCGCGGGTTACACGGTGTGGTTGGTGCCGGAGTTGGGCGGCAGCTACGAGCAGAGCCCGCCCCATCTGCTGGCCTACGCGCAGCGCGATCGGCGCTGGTGCCAGGGCAACCTGCAGCACCTGCGGCTGGTGGTCGCGGGCGGGCTGCACCCGTCGAGCCGGGGCCACTTCCTCATGGGCGTCATGTCCTACGTGGCCTCGCCCCTGTGGCTGCTGTTCCTGGGCGCTGGCCTGCTCGCCACGGTGCACGACCAGCTCCTCGGCGCGGAGGACCTCATCGAGCGCTTCGCCCCCTTCGCCGAGGAGTCCCAGTTCGACCACCACGGCGCGCTGCGGCTGATGGCGGTGTCGCTCGGCATGCTGATGCTGCCCAAGGCCTTCGGGCTGGTGCTCGCCCTGACGGACGGGGCGCTCGTGGCGCGCATGGGCGGCCGGGCGCGGCTGGTGCTGAGCGTCTTGCTGGAGAGCGCCGTGTCCACGCTGCTCGCGCCGGTGATGATGCTCTTCCAGTCCCACTTCGTCTTCGGAACGATCCTCGGCTACCGCGTGTCCTGGTCGAGCCAGCAGCGCGACGACGAGGCCCTGCCCTGGGCGGAGGCGGCGCGGCGCCACGCGGTGCACACGGCCGTGGGCGCGCTCGTGGCCGCGCTCGTGTTCGTGCTCAACCCCGGCCTGCTGGGCTGGCTGGCGCCGGTGGTGACCGGGCTGATGCTCTCCATTCCCCTGTCGGTGTGGACCTCGCGCGCGTCCCTGGGCGCATGGATGGAGCGGCTCGGCCTGTTCCTCATCCCCGAGGAGACCACGCCCCCCGCGGTCCTCACCCGGGCGCAGGAACTCGCCGAGCGGGAATTGGAGCCGGTGACGGACGGCCTGGAGCACGTGCTCAAGGACCCCCGCGCCCACGCGCTGCACCTGGCGCTGCTGGAGACCTCCGGCGGCGAGGCGCCCGCCCCCGTGCTGGCCGCCGCCCGCCGCAAGCTGTTCGAGGGCGTCCCCGCCGAGCTGTCCGCCCAGGAGAAGACGGCGGTGCTGCTCGACGCGGACACGCTCGTGGAGGCGCGGGGCCGCTACGCGGACGCCTGA
- a CDS encoding response regulator — MAVTHSPPVSAQNKNASGSRAERRPRRDGVDGGPPRVVVMENLRERGHFLHERLTQERFEVGLLEDGPDALRWLSENLARRTEVDLLVCNARMLGDAGLALLERWCQTHPQVSVLLVSAFTNAKLRARMARIPGGVVLDQDFSVEDVCATAVSMVAESSLTS, encoded by the coding sequence ATGGCCGTCACGCATTCGCCTCCGGTGTCAGCGCAGAACAAGAACGCCTCGGGCTCACGCGCGGAGCGTCGGCCGCGGCGCGATGGTGTCGACGGCGGGCCGCCCCGGGTGGTGGTGATGGAGAACCTGCGCGAGCGGGGCCACTTCCTGCACGAGCGGCTCACCCAGGAGCGCTTCGAGGTGGGGCTGCTGGAGGACGGGCCGGACGCGCTGCGGTGGCTGTCGGAGAACCTCGCGCGGCGCACCGAGGTGGACCTGCTCGTGTGCAACGCGCGGATGCTGGGCGACGCGGGCCTGGCGCTCCTGGAGCGCTGGTGCCAGACGCACCCCCAGGTGTCCGTGCTGCTGGTGAGCGCCTTCACCAACGCCAAGCTCCGCGCGCGCATGGCGCGCATCCCCGGCGGCGTCGTGTTGGATCAGGACTTCTCCGTGGAAGACGTGTGCGCCACGGCGGTGTCGATGGTGGCCGAGTCCTCGCTCACCTCGTAG
- a CDS encoding efflux RND transporter periplasmic adaptor subunit, translating to MRRTIILVGWMAGSALAAEVPRAASAPGPVPVRPPRAAPSLVGVVSATQALDVLAQVEGRLESLDVHLGEHVEAGQLLASLDTRTRQWELASHQAQVRAAEAEHRRCTLLLQQARQFLERQRQVRQFTAAEEYEKAQHAVSLAEADVALARARLGAAKAEASLARENLERASLRAPFRGVVSEEYLQPGMVAGPTTPIVRLVSEDRLLRFAIPEAWVGAIRPGHEVWVRVEGAPAFRGVVERISPELDATSRQLKAEARLDLPERAREALPLGAVVPVEWAPPTPTGALSPGD from the coding sequence ATGCGACGCACCATCATCCTCGTGGGCTGGATGGCCGGGAGTGCCCTGGCCGCGGAAGTACCGCGCGCGGCCTCGGCACCGGGGCCCGTGCCCGTCCGGCCCCCGCGGGCCGCGCCCTCGCTCGTGGGGGTGGTGTCGGCGACGCAGGCGCTGGATGTGCTCGCCCAGGTGGAGGGCCGCCTGGAGTCGCTCGACGTGCACCTGGGCGAGCACGTGGAGGCCGGACAACTGCTGGCCTCGCTGGACACGCGCACGCGCCAATGGGAGCTGGCGTCCCACCAGGCGCAGGTGCGCGCGGCCGAGGCCGAGCACCGGCGCTGTACCCTGTTGCTCCAGCAGGCCCGCCAGTTCCTGGAGCGCCAGCGCCAGGTGCGCCAGTTCACGGCCGCCGAGGAGTACGAGAAGGCCCAGCACGCCGTGTCCCTCGCCGAGGCGGACGTGGCGCTGGCCAGGGCGCGGCTCGGCGCGGCGAAGGCGGAGGCGTCCCTGGCGCGCGAGAACCTGGAGCGGGCGAGCCTGCGCGCGCCCTTCCGGGGCGTGGTGTCCGAGGAGTACCTGCAGCCCGGCATGGTGGCGGGCCCCACCACGCCCATTGTCCGGCTGGTGAGCGAGGACCGGCTCTTGCGCTTCGCCATTCCGGAGGCCTGGGTGGGCGCCATCCGCCCGGGGCACGAGGTCTGGGTCCGCGTGGAGGGCGCGCCGGCCTTCCGGGGCGTGGTGGAGCGCATCTCGCCCGAGCTGGATGCGACGTCACGTCAGCTCAAGGCCGAGGCGCGCCTGGACCTGCCCGAGCGCGCGCGGGAAGCGCTGCCCCTGGGGGCGGTGGTGCCCGTGGAGTGGGCGCCCCCCACGCCCACCGGCGCCCTGTCTCCGGGCGATTAG
- a CDS encoding glucan biosynthesis protein encodes MWARGACALGLMWTLTACAGPRATTAPFGPETVRERARVLARTPYQKPVASLPPAYAQLTYDQYRDIRFRPERARWRDAGVPFQAQFFAPGFYYTSPVPMHEVDAGRAEPIRFSPELFSYGPLVKELPAAPIAGFAGFRLSHPLNRPDYYDELVAFLGASYFRALGRGSVYGLSARGLAIDTALPEGEEFPVFREFWLEKPTAGADRVVVHALMDSPSVTGAYRFVIVPGERTVMEVDAELHARKAIKRLGVAPLTSMYLFGENDRGTLEDFRPEVHDSDGLALWMKNGEHLWRPLRNPSHLSVSSFQVDGLHAFGLMQRDRDFRSYEDLEARYDKRPGVWVEPVGDWGRGAVQLVEIPSHQEFDDNIVAYWVPETPVTAGTTLRLGWKLTWGSGSPERAREALATATRVAPGSTPGARRFVLDFSPGEGTPTQAPVEAVVSTTSGRIVHPITQRNEMTGGWRATFELVPEGHTPAELRCFLRSGSDTLTETWSYPWTP; translated from the coding sequence ATGTGGGCGCGAGGCGCCTGTGCGCTGGGACTGATGTGGACGCTGACGGCGTGTGCCGGCCCCCGGGCCACCACGGCGCCCTTTGGTCCGGAGACGGTGCGCGAGCGGGCCCGCGTGCTCGCGCGCACCCCCTACCAGAAGCCCGTGGCCTCGCTGCCCCCGGCCTACGCGCAGCTCACCTATGATCAGTACCGCGACATCCGCTTCCGCCCGGAGCGGGCGCGCTGGCGTGACGCGGGGGTGCCCTTCCAGGCGCAGTTCTTCGCCCCGGGCTTCTACTACACGTCGCCGGTGCCGATGCACGAGGTGGACGCGGGCCGCGCCGAGCCCATCCGCTTCTCGCCGGAGCTCTTCAGCTATGGCCCGCTGGTGAAGGAGCTGCCCGCGGCGCCCATCGCGGGCTTCGCCGGCTTCCGGCTGTCCCATCCGCTCAACCGGCCCGACTACTACGACGAGCTGGTCGCGTTCCTGGGCGCCAGCTACTTCCGCGCCCTGGGCCGCGGCAGTGTGTACGGCCTGTCCGCGCGCGGCCTCGCCATCGACACCGCGCTGCCCGAGGGCGAGGAGTTCCCCGTCTTCCGCGAGTTCTGGCTGGAGAAGCCGACGGCGGGGGCGGATCGGGTGGTGGTGCACGCGCTGATGGACAGCCCGAGCGTCACCGGGGCCTACCGCTTCGTCATCGTCCCGGGCGAGCGCACGGTGATGGAGGTGGACGCGGAGCTGCACGCGCGCAAGGCCATCAAGCGCCTGGGCGTGGCGCCGCTCACGAGCATGTACCTGTTCGGCGAGAACGACCGGGGCACGCTGGAGGACTTCCGGCCGGAGGTGCACGACTCGGACGGGCTCGCGCTGTGGATGAAGAACGGCGAGCACCTGTGGCGCCCGCTGCGCAACCCCTCCCACCTGAGCGTGTCCAGCTTCCAGGTGGACGGCCTGCACGCCTTCGGGCTGATGCAGCGCGACCGGGACTTCCGCTCCTACGAGGACCTGGAGGCGCGCTACGACAAGCGGCCCGGCGTGTGGGTGGAGCCGGTGGGCGACTGGGGCCGGGGCGCGGTGCAGCTCGTGGAGATTCCCTCGCACCAGGAGTTCGACGACAACATCGTCGCCTACTGGGTGCCCGAGACGCCCGTCACCGCGGGCACCACGCTGCGCCTGGGATGGAAGCTCACCTGGGGCAGCGGCTCGCCCGAGCGGGCGCGCGAGGCGCTCGCCACCGCCACGCGCGTGGCCCCGGGCAGCACGCCGGGCGCCCGGCGCTTCGTGCTCGACTTCTCCCCGGGCGAGGGCACCCCGACGCAGGCCCCCGTGGAGGCCGTGGTCTCCACGACCTCGGGCCGCATCGTGCACCCCATCACCCAGCGCAACGAGATGACCGGAGGCTGGCGCGCCACCTTCGAGCTCGTGCCGGAGGGCCACACGCCCGCCGAGCTGCGCTGCTTCCTTCGTAGCGGATCCGACACCCTGACCGAGACCTGGAGCTATCCATGGACGCCGTGA
- a CDS encoding TIGR00730 family Rossman fold protein, whose product MTNSVCVFCGSAPGVHGEHMKVASELGALLAERGLQVVYGGARVGLMGAVADGALARGGRVVGVMPRGLERYEVAHRGLTELIWTEDLHERKRCMAERSDAFVVLPGGYGTLEEMLEIISWKQMRMIDKPIVLLDTQGFYQPFVALVAEMTRQGFAHARADTLFTVTSRLEDVLRALGVATPPPPAGDEVQS is encoded by the coding sequence ATGACGAATTCCGTTTGCGTGTTTTGTGGCTCCGCTCCGGGGGTGCATGGGGAGCACATGAAGGTGGCCTCCGAGCTGGGAGCGCTCCTGGCCGAGCGCGGCCTGCAGGTGGTGTACGGCGGTGCCCGGGTGGGGTTGATGGGCGCGGTGGCGGATGGTGCGCTGGCGCGGGGCGGCCGGGTCGTGGGGGTGATGCCCCGGGGCCTGGAGCGCTACGAGGTGGCCCACCGGGGACTCACCGAGCTCATCTGGACGGAAGACCTTCACGAGCGCAAGCGCTGCATGGCCGAGCGCTCCGACGCCTTCGTGGTGTTGCCGGGAGGCTACGGCACCCTGGAGGAGATGCTGGAGATCATCAGCTGGAAGCAGATGCGGATGATCGACAAGCCCATCGTGCTGCTCGACACCCAGGGCTTCTACCAACCGTTCGTGGCACTCGTCGCGGAGATGACCCGTCAGGGTTTCGCGCACGCGCGTGCCGACACGCTCTTCACCGTCACGTCTCGGCTCGAGGATGTCCTCCGCGCGCTGGGGGTGGCCACTCCGCCCCCGCCCGCGGGCGACGAGGTCCAGTCATGA
- a CDS encoding aldo/keto reductase translates to MNLRRLGRSDVEISPIGLGCWQFSEGSGLVGAFWETLPAPLVEEIVDASLQGGINWFDTAEAYGDGRSERALAAALSRLGKKPGDVVVATKWQPFPRTAASIGATIGARLAALNPYPIDLHQIHQPFALATVEAQANAMADLVEAGKIKTVGVSNFSARRMRAMHAALARRGVPLVSNQMRYSLMDRKIESNGVLAAAKELGITIIAYSPLAQGLLSGKFHEDPSLIKSRVGPRKYLPAFRASGMEKSRPLIEELRACAQAHGVTSSQVALNWLATFHGDTVVVIPGATKRRHAEENVGAMGFTLTPEQSRRLEELSRGYL, encoded by the coding sequence ATGAACTTGCGAAGACTGGGTCGGTCGGACGTCGAGATTTCCCCCATCGGGCTGGGGTGCTGGCAGTTCTCCGAGGGCTCCGGCCTGGTGGGTGCCTTCTGGGAGACCTTGCCCGCGCCGCTCGTCGAGGAGATCGTCGACGCGTCGCTCCAGGGCGGCATCAACTGGTTCGACACCGCCGAGGCCTATGGCGATGGCCGCTCGGAGCGGGCGCTCGCCGCCGCGCTGTCGCGCCTGGGCAAGAAGCCCGGGGACGTGGTCGTCGCCACCAAGTGGCAGCCCTTTCCCCGCACCGCCGCGAGCATCGGCGCCACCATCGGGGCGCGGCTGGCGGCGCTCAACCCCTACCCCATCGACCTGCACCAAATCCACCAGCCCTTCGCGCTCGCCACGGTGGAGGCCCAGGCCAACGCCATGGCGGACCTGGTGGAGGCCGGGAAGATCAAGACGGTGGGGGTGAGCAACTTCTCCGCCAGGCGGATGCGCGCCATGCACGCCGCGCTCGCGCGCCGGGGCGTGCCGCTCGTGTCCAACCAGATGCGCTACAGCCTGATGGACCGGAAGATCGAGTCCAACGGCGTGCTCGCGGCCGCCAAGGAGCTGGGCATCACGATCATCGCCTACTCGCCGCTGGCGCAGGGCCTGCTGTCGGGCAAGTTCCACGAGGATCCCTCGCTCATCAAGAGCCGCGTGGGCCCGCGCAAGTACCTGCCGGCCTTCCGGGCCTCGGGCATGGAGAAGAGCCGCCCGCTCATCGAGGAATTGCGCGCGTGCGCCCAGGCGCATGGCGTCACCTCGTCGCAGGTGGCGCTCAACTGGCTGGCCACGTTCCACGGCGACACGGTGGTCGTCATCCCCGGCGCGACCAAGCGGCGCCACGCCGAGGAGAACGTGGGCGCCATGGGCTTCACGCTCACGCCCGAGCAGTCGCGCCGGCTCGAGGAGCTGTCGCGCGGCTACCTGTAG
- a CDS encoding class 1 isoprenoid biosynthesis enzyme has translation MSELPPLQYPKMFQGIFARRQERFAPLIDEARHVLQGLEVPEALRPYYDTVVRDNAQPSFLLVPLIFLAFAEASGGIQAAHRRYLPAMMLCMEACATVDDTVDRTPMRSGRRTFALRFGDISATPFVGALGAMSAQMAARVDPRLLDGMLHLTTELYARQLWEKQNLYPLEGMFDRWLHNRYEETRVAVCYCMDAALLLNGHPPTPLPMAEAFSRVFQDVDDLVSILEDRRADGENDDVLMGTVTRPLMVTLARYPALRADVANLWRVCRAMTGSSAMAVHKMPAHTQPTIERLYQPLYQAMREVGIPGTVKLMIDDYRECVATAPPSLRPLMRDMTHTCMDRLRRCAGNTLFTEEQLESALEGLEQAA, from the coding sequence ATGAGTGAACTGCCGCCGCTGCAATACCCCAAGATGTTCCAGGGCATCTTCGCGCGCCGCCAGGAGCGCTTCGCCCCGCTCATCGACGAGGCCCGCCACGTGCTCCAGGGGCTGGAGGTGCCCGAGGCGCTGCGGCCCTATTACGACACGGTGGTGCGCGACAACGCCCAGCCGTCGTTCCTGCTGGTGCCGCTCATCTTCCTGGCCTTCGCGGAGGCCTCGGGGGGGATCCAGGCCGCGCACCGCCGCTACCTGCCGGCGATGATGCTGTGCATGGAGGCGTGCGCCACGGTGGACGACACGGTGGACCGCACGCCCATGCGCTCGGGGCGGCGCACGTTCGCGCTGCGCTTCGGCGACATCAGCGCCACGCCCTTCGTGGGGGCCCTGGGGGCGATGTCCGCGCAGATGGCCGCGCGCGTGGATCCGCGCCTGCTCGACGGCATGCTGCACCTGACCACCGAGCTGTACGCGCGGCAGCTCTGGGAGAAGCAGAACCTCTACCCGCTGGAGGGCATGTTCGACCGCTGGCTGCACAACCGCTACGAGGAGACGCGCGTGGCGGTGTGCTACTGCATGGACGCGGCGCTGCTGCTCAACGGCCACCCGCCCACGCCCCTGCCCATGGCCGAGGCCTTCTCGCGCGTGTTCCAGGACGTGGATGACCTGGTGAGCATCCTCGAGGACCGGCGCGCCGACGGCGAGAACGACGACGTGCTGATGGGCACGGTGACGCGGCCGTTGATGGTGACGCTCGCGCGCTACCCGGCGCTGCGCGCCGACGTGGCCAACCTGTGGCGGGTGTGCCGCGCCATGACGGGCTCGTCCGCCATGGCGGTGCACAAGATGCCCGCGCACACCCAGCCCACCATCGAGCGGCTCTACCAGCCGCTCTACCAGGCCATGCGCGAGGTGGGCATCCCCGGCACCGTGAAGCTGATGATCGACGACTACCGCGAGTGCGTGGCCACCGCCCCGCCCTCCTTGCGGCCCCTCATGCGGGACATGACCCACACCTGCATGGACCGGCTGCGGCGCTGCGCGGGCAACACGCTCTTCACCGAGGAGCAGTTGGAGAGCGCCCTGGAGGGCCTGGAGCAGGCGGCGTGA
- a CDS encoding HAMP domain-containing methyl-accepting chemotaxis protein: MFSRWTVGRQFLVGLFLLALMIGTFVYLTRMRVQAFSGAATLVSTSQKTLRQLERIHSKFKDAESAHRDYLLTGGEAAALSFQQARAMVDTELQALTSSPDPEHQKRITALQETVAQELKRMDESLEARRVQGSLDSPSASNAQSRQRQERVREAVGKAREAEEAVLSKNELQQEEELKAFGTFFWIDGLGIMLVITTTALLIGRALERKLQTAISQVQNSSAELHSAATQQVTGAREQASATTEISTTVKELLSTSRQIATSAQQVSRVADETAGAARQGNDTVQRSQEAIDAVRRQVDSVVTHMLELGKRSQEIGGILDIINELSEQTNILAINATIESAGAGEHGRRFAVVAEEIRKLADRVGGATKDIRALIDEIRAASNTTIMATEDGSKAVQSSAKQFSEVAGSFRRISELVRTNLDVVREIELSTQQQTTAVEQVNIAILEVAQTAQQSEVSSSQTLQTANRLSQLSQQLTAILDARTSA, translated from the coding sequence ATGTTCTCGAGATGGACCGTGGGCCGGCAGTTCCTGGTGGGCTTGTTCCTGTTGGCGTTGATGATTGGCACCTTCGTCTACCTGACCCGCATGCGCGTGCAGGCCTTCTCCGGCGCGGCCACGCTCGTGTCCACGAGCCAGAAGACGCTGCGGCAGCTCGAGCGCATCCACTCCAAGTTCAAGGACGCGGAGAGCGCGCACCGCGACTACCTCCTGACGGGCGGAGAGGCCGCGGCCCTGTCCTTCCAGCAGGCGCGCGCCATGGTGGACACGGAGCTGCAGGCGCTCACGTCCTCGCCGGACCCCGAGCACCAGAAGCGCATCACGGCCCTGCAGGAGACCGTCGCCCAGGAGCTCAAGCGGATGGACGAGAGCCTCGAGGCGCGGCGCGTCCAGGGCTCGCTGGACTCGCCCTCCGCGAGCAACGCCCAGAGCCGTCAGCGCCAGGAGCGCGTGCGCGAGGCGGTGGGCAAGGCGCGCGAGGCGGAGGAGGCGGTGCTGAGCAAGAACGAGCTGCAGCAGGAGGAGGAGCTCAAGGCGTTCGGCACCTTCTTCTGGATCGACGGGCTCGGCATCATGCTCGTCATCACCACCACGGCGCTGCTCATCGGCCGGGCCCTGGAGCGCAAGCTGCAGACGGCCATCTCCCAGGTGCAGAACTCCTCGGCCGAGCTGCACTCGGCCGCCACCCAGCAGGTGACGGGCGCGCGCGAGCAGGCCTCGGCCACCACGGAGATCTCCACCACCGTGAAGGAGCTCCTGTCCACCTCGCGGCAGATCGCCACCAGCGCCCAGCAGGTGTCGCGCGTGGCGGACGAGACCGCGGGCGCGGCGCGTCAGGGCAATGACACCGTGCAGCGCTCCCAGGAGGCCATCGACGCGGTGCGCCGCCAGGTGGACTCCGTCGTCACCCACATGCTGGAGCTGGGCAAGCGCTCGCAGGAGATCGGCGGCATCCTGGACATCATCAACGAGCTGAGCGAGCAGACGAACATCCTCGCCATCAACGCCACCATCGAGAGCGCGGGCGCGGGCGAGCACGGCCGCCGCTTCGCCGTGGTGGCCGAGGAGATCCGCAAGCTCGCCGACCGCGTGGGCGGCGCCACCAAGGACATCCGCGCCCTCATCGACGAAATCCGCGCCGCGTCCAACACCACCATCATGGCCACGGAGGACGGCTCCAAGGCGGTGCAGAGCAGCGCCAAGCAGTTCTCCGAGGTGGCCGGCAGCTTCCGGCGCATCTCCGAGCTGGTGCGCACCAACCTGGACGTGGTGCGGGAGATCGAGCTGAGCACCCAGCAGCAGACCACCGCGGTGGAGCAGGTGAACATCGCCATCCTCGAGGTGGCGCAGACGGCCCAGCAGTCCGAGGTGAGCTCCTCGCAGACGCTGCAGACGGCCAACCGGCTCTCGCAGCTGTCCCAGCAGCTCACCGCCATCCTCGACGCGCGCACCTCGGCCTGA